Proteins encoded together in one Oceanobacillus iheyensis HTE831 window:
- the spoIIID gene encoding sporulation transcriptional regulator SpoIIID: protein MHDYIKERTIRIGRHVVETRKTVRTIAKEFGVSKSTVHKDLTERLPEINPELAIQVKEILEYHKAIRHLRGGEATRQKYKIDGKPLETEKKPAG from the coding sequence GTGCATGATTACATCAAAGAGAGAACAATCAGGATAGGAAGACATGTCGTAGAAACAAGAAAAACCGTCCGAACAATCGCAAAAGAGTTCGGTGTTTCAAAAAGTACAGTTCATAAAGACCTTACCGAACGATTACCAGAAATCAATCCTGAGTTAGCGATTCAAGTGAAAGAAATACTTGAATATCATAAAGCAATTCGACACCTGCGTGGGGGTGAGGCCACTAGACAAAAATATAAAATTGATGGTAAGCCGTTAGAGACAGAGAAGAAGCCAGCAGGATAA
- a CDS encoding AimR family lysis-lysogeny pheromone receptor: MESHTEDSLTDIASRVYHEYDLTVARDIMKSICLNSPSSEIQKTGMEYLYMNAYFRELDQLIEKNRESINPSNRLWGNIYRLMIDLFNQHTSPDKTLHYLDYFKTRYTIKEPEITLLIKLIRETCFYYKRNYRRLGDLIATYETHLDEVKERILVNFFKVRIYRFYTVFHMARNELIIARKYAYKALNINESILLEAAIHSHLGLSYTFDTYEKGMYHLKKAQQISQKHNIRLYKHRVENNFIPLLSGKFKKVDEVQSMDKAEQAHLEVARGDYDKALDLLETVRIETPLQRYYLGLAKQDKDILIQSYNEFILNNNDFFYSRLPLEALDL, translated from the coding sequence ATGGAATCTCATACAGAAGACTCGTTGACCGATATTGCTTCAAGAGTTTACCATGAATATGATTTAACTGTTGCAAGGGATATAATGAAATCGATTTGTTTAAATAGCCCGTCTAGCGAAATTCAGAAGACAGGAATGGAATACCTCTACATGAATGCATATTTTCGTGAGTTAGATCAGCTAATAGAAAAAAATCGTGAATCAATTAACCCTTCTAATAGGCTTTGGGGTAATATATATAGGCTTATGATTGATTTATTTAATCAGCACACATCCCCTGATAAAACGCTTCACTACTTAGACTATTTCAAAACTCGATACACGATAAAAGAACCTGAAATTACATTATTAATAAAGTTAATAAGAGAAACATGCTTCTATTATAAAAGAAATTATAGAAGACTCGGAGACCTTATCGCTACATATGAAACACACTTAGACGAGGTAAAAGAACGCATTTTAGTCAACTTTTTTAAAGTGCGTATCTATCGATTTTACACTGTTTTTCATATGGCAAGAAATGAATTGATTATTGCAAGAAAATATGCGTATAAAGCTTTAAATATAAATGAAAGTATCCTACTTGAGGCTGCCATCCATAGTCACCTTGGGTTATCCTATACCTTCGATACTTATGAAAAAGGTATGTATCATTTGAAAAAAGCGCAACAAATTTCCCAAAAACATAACATTAGATTGTACAAGCATCGAGTTGAGAATAATTTTATCCCGTTACTTTCAGGCAAGTTTAAGAAAGTAGATGAAGTACAATCTATGGATAAAGCAGAACAAGCCCATCTTGAGGTCGCAAGAGGTGACTATGATAAAGCATTGGATCTTTTAGAAACCGTCCGTATCGAAACACCACTTCAACGATATTATCTTGGTTTAGCGAAACAAGATAAGGATATATTAATTCAATCTTATAATGAGTTTATTTTAAATAATAATGATTTTTTCTATAGCCGATTGCCGTTGGAGGCACTCGATTTATAA
- a CDS encoding M23 family metallopeptidase codes for MNEEFKGPKNKWRQIFRKKWFFPALYLTIAAVLLTAVVWYQNIDSDTAEERSAEDHYTPVMNDEDAEPVLDQQEVIAMPVANAEEAEIVTKFFDYDADQEDRQNALVLYNNRYYQSTGVDIAAANAETFEVLAAISGTVEEVKEDPLLGNVVVLAHDEDIKTYYASLEEVSVSAGDKLTQGDKLGTAGKNIFGKDNGTHVHFEIRKSGAELNPESYFNQPVSSLANVEEDSAVTEEGETDESSEESSNEVEQEDNAGEQPVEEDSDSESNTDEEPESEENTEE; via the coding sequence ATGAATGAGGAATTCAAAGGGCCAAAAAATAAATGGCGCCAAATTTTCCGTAAGAAGTGGTTTTTCCCAGCACTGTATTTAACCATTGCAGCAGTTTTATTAACCGCCGTAGTCTGGTATCAAAATATTGATTCTGATACAGCGGAAGAAAGATCTGCAGAAGATCATTACACTCCAGTAATGAACGATGAAGATGCAGAACCAGTATTAGATCAACAAGAAGTAATCGCAATGCCAGTAGCAAATGCAGAAGAAGCAGAAATCGTAACTAAATTTTTTGACTACGACGCAGATCAAGAAGATCGTCAAAACGCACTAGTACTATATAATAATCGATACTATCAAAGTACTGGTGTAGATATTGCAGCAGCAAATGCAGAGACATTTGAAGTACTTGCAGCGATCAGTGGTACTGTAGAAGAAGTAAAAGAAGATCCATTGTTAGGTAATGTTGTTGTACTAGCCCATGATGAAGACATCAAAACGTATTATGCTAGTCTTGAAGAAGTTTCCGTTTCAGCAGGAGACAAGCTTACTCAAGGAGACAAGCTAGGTACAGCTGGTAAAAATATTTTTGGAAAAGATAATGGAACACATGTCCATTTTGAAATCCGTAAATCTGGTGCGGAATTAAATCCAGAAAGTTACTTTAATCAACCAGTTAGTAGTCTTGCAAATGTAGAAGAAGACTCTGCAGTAACCGAAGAAGGCGAAACAGATGAATCAAGTGAAGAATCTTCTAATGAAGTAGAACAAGAAGATAATGCTGGGGAACAACCTGTAGAAGAAGATTCTGATTCAGAATCAAATACAGATGAAGAGCCAGAATCAGAAGAAAATACTGAAGAATAA
- a CDS encoding rod shape-determining protein: protein MFSRDIGIDLGTANVLIHVKGKGIVLNEPSVVAMDRNTGKVLEVGEDARRMVGRTPGNIEALRPLKDGVIADFDVTEAMLKHFINKINVKGVLSKPRMLICCPTNITKVEQKAIKEAAEKSGGKKVYLEEEPKVAAIGAGMEIYQPSGNMVVDIGGGTTDVAVLSMGGIVTSESIKMAGDKFDIEIMQYIKKKYKLLIGERTAEEIKINVATVFKNSRNESMDIRGRDMVSGLPRTISIGSEEIQSALGESVSLIVQAAKSVLERTPPELSADIIDRGVILTGGGALLHGIDQLLAEELKVPVFIAEDPMDCVAKGTGIMLENIDKVEKRNIS from the coding sequence ATGTTTTCCAGAGATATTGGAATCGACCTTGGTACTGCCAATGTATTGATTCATGTAAAAGGTAAGGGAATTGTTCTTAATGAACCATCTGTCGTAGCGATGGACCGCAATACTGGTAAAGTACTTGAGGTTGGTGAAGACGCGAGAAGAATGGTTGGACGTACACCAGGAAATATCGAAGCGCTTCGCCCCTTGAAAGACGGTGTAATCGCAGACTTTGATGTAACAGAAGCTATGCTGAAGCATTTTATAAATAAGATTAATGTCAAAGGTGTTCTATCTAAACCTAGAATGCTTATTTGCTGTCCGACGAATATTACAAAAGTTGAGCAAAAAGCGATTAAGGAAGCAGCTGAAAAATCTGGCGGTAAAAAAGTTTATCTAGAAGAAGAACCAAAAGTAGCTGCCATTGGTGCAGGAATGGAAATTTATCAACCGAGCGGAAACATGGTAGTGGATATTGGTGGAGGTACGACCGATGTAGCCGTACTTTCTATGGGAGGCATCGTTACTTCTGAATCAATTAAAATGGCCGGTGACAAGTTTGATATAGAAATTATGCAATACATTAAGAAGAAATACAAATTATTAATTGGAGAACGTACAGCAGAAGAGATCAAAATAAATGTTGCTACCGTTTTTAAAAATTCACGTAACGAATCCATGGATATTCGAGGAAGAGATATGGTATCAGGTCTTCCAAGAACTATCTCTATTGGGTCTGAAGAAATACAATCTGCTTTAGGCGAATCTGTATCTTTAATTGTCCAAGCTGCAAAATCAGTATTAGAACGCACACCACCAGAGTTGTCTGCTGATATTATAGACAGAGGGGTAATCTTGACTGGTGGAGGAGCATTACTTCATGGAATTGATCAATTACTAGCAGAAGAATTAAAAGTTCCTGTGTTCATCGCTGAAGATCCAATGGATTGTGTAGCCAAAGGTACAGGCATTATGCTAGAAAATATTGATAAAGTAGAAAAACGAAATATTAGCTAA
- a CDS encoding esterase/lipase family protein: MQLNMKKVVFIVFFFIFTFATVYNASASGIAPQKLKGESNENVISGKVGNGNEETPGEWYAGSTPSNPISEAPVILFVPGLNNVAQIFWEENDMYQTVLDAGYQTAFVQLYDAGGASATMWDNGELLAEKIREISTHFDRPVTVVAYSKGGVDTQTALAYYGAWQYVDNVITLSSPHHGSQLADLAYSSSAGWLADLLGAQGDGTYSMQLGYMENFRAEMDNQPLAYHNNYYTLGGTGWGSVFSSTWFGGMYLSQFGSNDGVVTSESSSLPDGQQLAVEDWNHTSIRTGESFSTFENYLMGNETVDSLITPTQSANLSSSNNNQWISGGPLESQKKATTTVAVENDVNEISLHLMTTGNLAEINLIDPNGKKIKPDVTTTKNEEGVFAGSFNQMIFINKPKAGNWKLELISDQQDAFLMVVDYKTKGKLILNNNVELSAKQQPRYNLQVNAEAVQEKTLQATYHITESGTDNTKTYRTKGNFNLAKELSVDKKSSVYNITIELKGLTKTGETFTRTIVDSVYVD; the protein is encoded by the coding sequence ATGCAACTCAACATGAAGAAAGTTGTATTTATCGTTTTCTTTTTCATATTCACGTTTGCTACAGTCTATAATGCTTCGGCTTCAGGAATCGCTCCCCAAAAATTAAAAGGCGAATCAAATGAAAATGTCATATCTGGAAAAGTAGGTAACGGGAACGAAGAGACTCCAGGTGAATGGTACGCTGGTTCAACACCATCAAATCCAATTTCAGAAGCGCCTGTTATTTTATTTGTACCAGGACTGAACAATGTGGCGCAGATTTTCTGGGAAGAGAATGATATGTACCAAACAGTGCTTGATGCCGGATATCAAACTGCTTTTGTACAGTTATATGATGCCGGTGGAGCCTCTGCAACAATGTGGGATAATGGGGAATTACTTGCAGAAAAAATAAGAGAAATTTCTACACATTTTGATCGACCTGTAACAGTAGTTGCTTATAGTAAAGGTGGAGTCGATACGCAGACGGCATTAGCGTATTATGGTGCATGGCAATATGTAGACAATGTTATTACATTATCTAGCCCTCATCATGGGTCACAACTTGCCGATTTAGCGTACAGTTCTTCTGCAGGGTGGTTAGCAGACCTCCTTGGCGCTCAAGGTGATGGAACATATTCCATGCAACTAGGATATATGGAAAATTTTCGCGCTGAAATGGATAATCAACCCTTGGCATATCACAATAATTATTACACATTAGGTGGAACGGGCTGGGGTTCTGTATTTTCCTCTACATGGTTTGGAGGCATGTATTTATCCCAGTTTGGGTCCAATGATGGTGTAGTAACGAGTGAAAGTAGCAGTCTACCGGACGGGCAGCAACTGGCGGTAGAAGATTGGAATCATACTTCGATAAGAACCGGTGAAAGTTTCTCCACATTTGAAAATTACCTAATGGGTAATGAAACAGTAGATAGTTTAATCACACCTACTCAAAGTGCGAATTTGTCTTCCTCTAACAACAATCAATGGATCTCCGGAGGACCTTTAGAGAGTCAGAAGAAGGCTACTACAACTGTTGCAGTTGAAAATGATGTTAATGAAATTTCTCTGCACTTAATGACTACGGGTAATTTAGCAGAAATAAATCTCATAGATCCAAACGGGAAGAAAATCAAGCCAGATGTGACAACCACAAAAAATGAAGAAGGAGTTTTTGCAGGCTCCTTCAACCAAATGATTTTTATTAATAAACCCAAAGCCGGAAATTGGAAACTAGAACTTATTTCAGATCAACAAGATGCCTTCTTAATGGTAGTTGATTATAAAACAAAGGGAAAATTAATTCTTAATAATAATGTAGAGTTAAGTGCAAAACAACAGCCTCGTTATAATTTGCAAGTGAATGCAGAAGCGGTTCAGGAAAAAACTTTACAAGCAACGTATCACATAACGGAGTCTGGCACGGACAATACCAAAACGTATAGGACGAAAGGAAATTTCAATTTAGCAAAGGAGTTGTCAGTAGATAAGAAGAGTAGCGTATATAATATTACAATTGAACTAAAAGGTTTAACAAAAACAGGAGAAACATTTACGAGAACCATTGTTGATTCCGTATATGTGGATTAA
- a CDS encoding M24 family metallopeptidase yields MNVEVAEYMDRMKRTKAKMAEKGIEVLLITDPANMNYLTGFDGWSFYVDQMLVLMDDEEQPIWIGRTADANAAKVTTWLFHENVIPYPDTYVHSQTRHPMDFVAEILTQIGQDKRHIGVEMDSYYFSAKCFQQLNNGLPNATFLDGSLIVNWVRIIKSPAEIMKMQKAGVIGERAMREGIEMVNAGVRGCDVAAKISHAQLSGTPEFGGDYPAIVPLLPAGERTSTPHLTWTDEPYQHGETVILELAGCYQRYHAPVARTVQIGQPSTNMKNLSEVVIEGLNACLDFIQPGVACEEIEAVWRKTVEKHGVTKESRLGYSMGLNYPPDWGEHTASIRTGDKTILVPNMTFHLIPAIWSEGDSFEISESFRVTDSGCETFVNLPRELMIKDGFANLDFVG; encoded by the coding sequence GTGAATGTAGAAGTTGCAGAGTATATGGATAGGATGAAGCGTACGAAAGCAAAGATGGCTGAGAAAGGAATAGAAGTACTACTAATTACAGACCCGGCAAATATGAACTATTTAACGGGATTCGATGGCTGGTCATTCTATGTCGATCAAATGTTGGTATTGATGGATGATGAGGAGCAACCGATTTGGATAGGAAGAACAGCAGATGCAAATGCGGCAAAGGTAACGACATGGCTGTTTCATGAAAATGTTATTCCTTATCCAGATACCTATGTTCATTCTCAAACGAGGCACCCTATGGACTTTGTAGCAGAAATCTTAACTCAGATTGGTCAAGATAAACGACATATTGGTGTCGAGATGGATAGTTATTATTTTTCAGCAAAATGTTTTCAACAATTGAATAACGGTCTGCCGAATGCAACATTTTTGGATGGTTCACTGATCGTAAACTGGGTACGTATCATTAAGTCACCTGCAGAAATAATGAAGATGCAAAAAGCTGGGGTTATTGGAGAACGTGCTATGCGTGAAGGAATCGAAATGGTAAATGCAGGGGTTAGAGGTTGTGATGTTGCTGCTAAGATAAGCCATGCACAATTAAGTGGTACGCCTGAGTTTGGGGGAGATTATCCAGCGATTGTACCTTTACTACCAGCAGGAGAGAGGACTTCAACCCCGCATCTTACATGGACAGATGAACCATATCAGCACGGTGAAACAGTAATTTTAGAATTGGCAGGTTGTTATCAACGCTATCATGCTCCAGTAGCTCGAACTGTTCAAATTGGTCAACCGTCGACAAATATGAAGAACTTATCCGAAGTAGTTATCGAAGGGTTGAATGCTTGTCTAGACTTTATACAGCCAGGAGTAGCTTGTGAAGAAATTGAAGCAGTTTGGAGGAAAACGGTGGAGAAACACGGCGTTACGAAAGAGTCGAGATTAGGATATTCGATGGGATTAAATTATCCGCCAGATTGGGGAGAGCATACAGCAAGTATCCGAACCGGAGATAAAACAATCCTTGTACCAAATATGACTTTTCATTTAATACCAGCGATCTGGTCCGAAGGCGATAGTTTTGAGATCAGTGAATCATTCCGTGTAACAGATAGTGGTTGTGAGACCTTTGTAAATCTGCCTAGAGAACTGATGATTAAAGATGGGTTTGCTAACCTAGATTTTGTCGGTTAG
- a CDS encoding flagellar hook-basal body protein — translation MLRGLYTAASGMITQQRQQESLSNNIANANTPGYKADQTTIRAFPELLLQQTGSSSQIPTSQGGMNFPISQTIGPINTGVYVQETVPNFAQGDVQETGLSTDVAIIQGQVPDENGFLFFSVQNENGEERLTRNGNFTVDGEGFLVTNQGNYVLDEAGNPIQTNGLDYVVTPEGFVQTADGTFPLGIRYVEDSNQLVKEGNDLFAGESIDVPAAATFSLQQGALEQSNVNTMQTMTDMMNAYRLFETNQRVLRAYDESLGKTVNEIGRLG, via the coding sequence ATGTTAAGAGGTTTATATACAGCTGCCAGTGGTATGATTACACAACAACGGCAGCAAGAATCACTATCGAATAATATCGCAAATGCGAATACTCCTGGATATAAAGCAGATCAAACAACTATCCGAGCATTTCCAGAACTATTATTGCAACAGACAGGTTCCAGTAGTCAAATTCCAACATCACAAGGTGGAATGAACTTCCCGATAAGTCAGACGATTGGTCCGATCAATACGGGGGTCTATGTTCAAGAAACTGTACCTAACTTTGCTCAAGGTGATGTTCAGGAGACTGGATTATCTACAGACGTAGCAATAATTCAAGGACAAGTTCCTGATGAAAATGGATTTCTATTCTTTTCTGTTCAAAACGAGAATGGCGAAGAAAGACTCACACGTAATGGTAATTTTACTGTTGATGGAGAAGGCTTTCTTGTAACCAATCAAGGAAATTATGTTCTTGATGAAGCAGGCAACCCGATTCAGACAAATGGTTTAGATTATGTTGTAACACCAGAAGGTTTTGTTCAGACAGCAGATGGTACGTTCCCATTAGGTATTCGCTATGTGGAAGATTCGAATCAGCTTGTAAAAGAAGGAAATGATTTATTTGCAGGAGAATCAATAGATGTACCAGCTGCTGCGACATTTTCATTGCAACAAGGTGCTTTAGAACAATCAAATGTGAATACCATGCAAACAATGACAGACATGATGAATGCGTACCGATTATTTGAAACAAACCAACGTGTTTTACGTGCATATGATGAAAGTTTAGGAAAAACAGTAAATGAAATAGGTCGTCTTGGATAA
- a CDS encoding sporulation protein, whose protein sequence is MFNKMLSSIGIGSTKLDTQLDKEIYMAGETVTGKILVTGGKVEQEIDQIYLSVNTKYIKESDDDKRYHVNLIIDKFKIAESFTIQPGEAKEIPFNFDLSPQTPLTVRDKNVWIDTGLDIKKAVDPGDIDYIQVNPSLIVGAILEAVDSLGFKLVEVESKEVHRSFGKLPFVQEFEYKPRSGEYKGLLDEIELIFIPSEDQVEVLMQIDRKARGLSGLFKEAMDQDESYVRFTVTSSDSSTVQETIQEILNQNIN, encoded by the coding sequence ATGTTTAACAAAATGTTATCAAGTATAGGAATTGGAAGCACAAAATTAGATACTCAATTAGATAAGGAAATTTATATGGCAGGTGAAACAGTAACAGGTAAGATATTGGTTACTGGAGGGAAGGTCGAACAAGAAATTGATCAAATCTATCTGTCTGTAAATACAAAGTATATAAAAGAAAGTGATGATGATAAAAGGTATCACGTTAACCTTATCATCGATAAATTTAAAATAGCTGAATCATTTACGATTCAACCTGGTGAAGCCAAGGAGATTCCATTTAACTTTGACTTGTCACCTCAAACTCCTTTAACAGTAAGAGATAAAAATGTTTGGATTGATACAGGATTAGATATTAAAAAAGCAGTTGACCCGGGTGATATTGATTACATTCAAGTGAATCCATCGTTAATCGTCGGTGCGATACTAGAAGCTGTTGATTCACTTGGCTTTAAGTTAGTTGAAGTAGAATCGAAAGAAGTCCATCGTTCATTTGGAAAACTTCCGTTCGTACAAGAATTCGAATATAAACCAAGAAGCGGAGAATATAAAGGATTATTAGATGAAATTGAACTAATCTTCATACCAAGTGAAGATCAGGTTGAGGTTCTTATGCAGATTGATAGAAAAGCAAGAGGATTATCTGGTTTATTCAAAGAAGCAATGGATCAGGACGAATCTTACGTAAGATTTACAGTAACAAGCTCAGATAGTTCTACTGTGCAAGAAACAATTCAAGAAATATTAAATCAAAACATAAATTAA
- a CDS encoding flagellar hook-basal body protein, producing the protein MSQMMIQAAVTMNQLQNKLDLIGNNMANSQTTGYKSRQAEFSSLLTQQVNNLTDPANAQGRLTPDGIRVGSGSRLGSTNMNLNQGAIQETNRDLDVALTSENLLFQVEVTENGQVGTRYTRDGSFYLSPMENGQMMLSTSDGNPVIGNNGPILIQDGFDSIEINEYGQLLVERNGQQAIEDQLSVVEAIRPRLLESTGQNLFQLPNLEALGFNAEEIIQETNPQTAILQSKALEQSNVDISKEMSDLLMTQRLYQFNSRTITMGDQMMGLVNQIRS; encoded by the coding sequence ATGTCACAAATGATGATACAGGCTGCTGTTACAATGAATCAATTGCAAAATAAGCTTGATTTAATTGGTAATAATATGGCAAATAGCCAAACTACTGGCTATAAAAGTAGACAAGCTGAATTTTCATCCTTACTTACACAACAGGTGAATAATTTAACGGATCCGGCTAATGCACAAGGTCGATTAACTCCAGATGGTATTCGTGTGGGTTCAGGGTCAAGACTGGGTTCTACGAATATGAATCTGAATCAAGGAGCTATTCAAGAAACAAATCGAGATCTTGATGTAGCATTAACAAGTGAAAACCTATTATTCCAAGTTGAAGTAACCGAAAATGGACAGGTTGGAACACGTTATACTCGTGATGGATCGTTTTATCTCAGTCCAATGGAGAATGGTCAAATGATGCTCTCGACATCGGATGGTAATCCAGTTATCGGTAATAACGGCCCGATTTTAATACAAGATGGTTTTGATTCCATTGAAATAAATGAATATGGTCAACTGCTAGTTGAGCGTAATGGACAACAAGCAATAGAAGATCAGCTTTCGGTCGTTGAAGCAATTCGCCCACGTTTATTAGAATCAACCGGTCAGAATTTATTTCAACTACCCAATTTAGAAGCACTAGGATTTAATGCAGAAGAGATCATTCAAGAAACGAATCCGCAAACTGCGATTTTACAATCTAAAGCATTGGAACAATCAAATGTAGATATTTCTAAAGAAATGTCAGATTTATTAATGACACAACGATTGTATCAATTTAATTCACGTACAATTACAATGGGCGATCAAATGATGGGACTAGTCAATCAAATTCGCTCGTAA
- a CDS encoding DNA-directed RNA polymerase subunit beta, translating into MSTNETEKQQKRRAKNEKAATSSEAQVAQNKEKNQDTRKKQKKLQKKEKRDAKFPRIRVFPIWLRIIVISIFCVSALVIGLMVGYGVIGDGPPTEVLKKETWQHIIDIVYKSE; encoded by the coding sequence ATGTCTACTAATGAAACTGAAAAACAACAAAAACGCCGTGCCAAAAATGAAAAAGCTGCAACTAGCAGCGAGGCACAAGTGGCTCAGAATAAAGAGAAAAATCAGGACACCCGTAAAAAGCAAAAGAAATTACAAAAAAAAGAGAAACGAGATGCAAAATTTCCCAGAATTCGTGTATTTCCTATCTGGCTGCGCATTATTGTAATTTCTATTTTTTGTGTCTCCGCTCTCGTGATTGGACTCATGGTGGGATATGGAGTTATTGGAGATGGACCACCAACTGAAGTACTAAAGAAGGAAACATGGCAGCATATTATTGATATTGTCTATAAATCCGAATAA
- a CDS encoding PucR family transcriptional regulator: protein MGLTVEEVLREELLIDAKVVTGKLLTSKKDVQWISVIELPVENFVRKNEIVLTTAIGCKNDPDLFIEFVKDVIESKAAALMIALGRFIYDIPKEVIDMAKQHDFVIIVLPWEIRFANIVETVMLQLTDAGSEERKRSERVQQKLLNLILAEHDLNHILSFIQEEMEATIYLSDRYGNLFDRELYTEQVQERWKQNVVNGKVPRQQTVQNNNDPLIQKFDLIEETQSEHALVQIPILQVSGEPQGYLFVSLPEGEEKESFLTTNRVHIIEHAATTIALWLSKRNAIEETKIRLRSDFVDELAKGYFQSYEEAVSRAGLLGYELHNEYVCIVGFAENMGRIFERRVQEGHTFESWKKSMHRYIEEEIIYAATTLERQWLLTRNEEVFLIYLQVEHQTDHEYATDFLDMIDRRLQHLLPDIEMIWGLGKRVKHFSDYHVSYQQARTALKIGYRKEKRRTWYDQTGLDRILLNLYEFDDMQEMMKNTITPLIKYEAERQMDLIGTFTAFHQYRGNVSQTARSLHLHRQSLLYRLRKIESLTGLSLNNSDHLFLLELCLKTWKIGNEDMDAPY from the coding sequence ATGGGATTAACCGTGGAAGAAGTTCTTCGTGAAGAGTTGTTAATAGATGCTAAGGTAGTGACTGGTAAATTACTAACGAGTAAGAAAGATGTTCAATGGATATCTGTAATTGAATTGCCTGTAGAAAATTTTGTTCGGAAAAATGAAATCGTGTTAACGACAGCAATTGGCTGTAAAAATGATCCCGATCTGTTTATTGAGTTTGTAAAAGATGTGATTGAATCAAAAGCTGCTGCACTTATGATTGCACTTGGGCGATTTATCTATGATATACCAAAAGAAGTGATCGATATGGCGAAGCAACACGACTTCGTTATTATTGTTTTGCCTTGGGAAATCCGGTTTGCCAATATTGTAGAAACGGTTATGCTGCAATTAACTGATGCGGGTAGCGAAGAACGAAAACGGTCTGAACGGGTTCAACAAAAGTTGTTAAATCTTATTTTAGCAGAACACGATTTAAATCATATTCTTAGCTTCATTCAAGAGGAGATGGAAGCAACTATTTATTTATCCGATCGATATGGAAACCTATTTGATAGGGAGCTTTATACAGAACAAGTTCAAGAACGGTGGAAGCAGAATGTAGTAAATGGTAAGGTCCCACGCCAACAGACTGTTCAAAACAATAACGATCCCCTTATTCAAAAATTTGACCTCATAGAAGAAACGCAATCGGAACATGCGCTCGTACAAATACCAATTCTACAAGTTTCTGGGGAGCCACAAGGTTATCTTTTTGTTTCACTTCCAGAAGGTGAAGAAAAGGAATCCTTTTTAACGACGAATCGAGTTCATATTATTGAACATGCAGCTACAACCATTGCTCTATGGTTATCGAAAAGAAATGCTATAGAAGAAACAAAAATTCGACTCCGCAGTGATTTTGTCGATGAATTAGCGAAAGGTTACTTTCAATCATATGAAGAAGCTGTATCACGTGCAGGCTTACTTGGATATGAATTGCATAACGAATATGTTTGTATTGTTGGTTTTGCGGAAAATATGGGGCGGATATTTGAGAGAAGAGTTCAAGAGGGGCATACGTTTGAATCATGGAAGAAAAGTATGCACAGATATATAGAAGAAGAAATAATTTATGCGGCAACAACACTGGAACGTCAATGGTTATTAACACGAAATGAAGAAGTATTTCTTATTTACTTGCAAGTGGAACATCAAACTGATCATGAGTATGCGACCGATTTTTTAGATATGATAGACCGTCGCTTGCAGCATCTTCTGCCAGATATTGAAATGATATGGGGACTAGGCAAGCGAGTCAAACACTTCTCCGATTACCACGTCAGTTATCAGCAGGCTCGTACTGCACTAAAAATCGGCTACCGAAAAGAAAAGCGACGTACTTGGTATGATCAAACCGGTCTCGATCGAATTCTTTTAAATCTTTATGAATTTGACGATATGCAGGAAATGATGAAAAATACGATAACTCCTTTGATAAAGTATGAAGCAGAGAGACAAATGGATTTGATTGGAACATTCACAGCATTTCATCAATATCGTGGAAATGTTAGTCAAACAGCGAGATCATTACATTTACATCGACAGTCGCTTCTGTATCGCTTACGCAAAATTGAATCTTTAACTGGGCTTTCTTTAAATAATTCTGATCATCTATTTCTATTAGAGCTTTGCTTGAAAACATGGAAAATAGGAAATGAAGACATGGATGCTCCATACTAA